The proteins below are encoded in one region of Phaseolus vulgaris cultivar G19833 chromosome 1, P. vulgaris v2.0, whole genome shotgun sequence:
- the LOC137816676 gene encoding RNA demethylase ALKBH9B-like isoform X2 encodes MEEQHHRQPKPNSINASESDPFLLNYTPSDLRTASEFLATWLPFLSRDLCTRCTQSLSDRIQSIDPGEVPQNDSPNEQIDAEDNCDAHSLGSWKDGAEVNTSVETPSQRICWADMAQEDDEFGEEENSNNGVTVDVGDSNDTSDVGTVVAEKPTLPREQREYIRFMNVRRKKDFICFERVNGKLVNILEGLELHTGIFSAAEQKRIVSYVASLQEMGKRGELKERTFSAPQKWMRGKGRQTIQFGCCYNYAVDRDGNPPGILAHSKVDPIPDLFKVIIRRLIKWHVLPPTCVPDSCIVNIYEEGDCIPPHIDNHDFVRPFCTVSFLSECNIVFGSNLKIVGPGEFDGSIAIPLPMGSVLVLNGNGADVAKHCVPAVPSRRISITFRRMDESRRPFGYVPEPDLQGIQPLAYEEVEQEKKSGGHRGGRHMRRHRDRRGGGRNDAMGFASRNDRFSEHRDSNHSTPRYGNRWSRKPGS; translated from the exons ATGGAGGAACAACACCACCGGCAGCCTAAACCCAACAGCATCAACGCTTCCGAAAGCGACCCTTTCCTCCTAAACTACACACCTTCGGATCTCCGAACCGCTTCGGAGTTTCTCGCCACGTGGCTCCCCTTCCTCTCCCGAGATCTCTGCACGCGTTGCACCCAATCTCTCTCCGATCGTATTCAGTCCATCGACCCAG GTGAAGTGCCCCAAAACGACAGCCCCAATGAACAAATCGATGCTGAAGATAACTGCGACGCGCATTCGCTGGGGAGTTGGAAAGACGGGGCGGAGGTGAATACCTCTGTGGAGACTCCGAGCCAGAGAATTTGTTGGGCCGACATGGCCCAAGAGGACGATGAGTTTGGCGAAGAAGAAAACAGCAACAATGGGGTTACTGTTGATGTGGGTGATTCGAATGATACTTCTGATGTGGGTACAGTGGTGGCTGAGAAGCCGACTTTGCCCAGGGAGCAGAGGGAGTACATTAGGTTCATGAATGTGAGGCGcaagaaggactttatctgctTTGAGAGGGTTAATGGGAAGCTTGTCAACATTCTTGAAGGGCTTGAACTCCACACTGGTATTTTCAGTGCTGCTGAACAGAAGCGGATTGTTAGTTATGTTGCTTCATTGCAGGAGATGGGGAAAAGAGGAGAATTGAAAG AGCGGACGTTTTCTGCTCCCCAAAAGTGGATGAGGGGCAAGGGACGACAAACCATCCAATTTGGGTGCTGTTACAATTATGCAGTG GATAGAGATGGTAACCCTCCTGGTATTCTTGCGCATTCAAAGGTTGATCCAATACCTGATCTTTTCAAAGTCATCATCCGGCGACTGATAAAATGGCATGTACTACCTCCTACTTGTGTGCCAGACAGTTGCATTGTTAATATATACGAAGAAGGGGACTGTATTCCTCCACACATAGATAACCATGACTTTGTTCGACCATTTTGCACTGTCTCATTTCTTAGCGAGTGCAATATAGTTTTTGGATCAAACTTAAAGATTGTAGGCCCTGGAGAATTTGATGGTTCGATTGCTATTCCTTTACCTATGGG ATCTGTACTTGTCTTGAACGGAAATGGAGCTGATGTAGCCAAGCACTGTGTGCCAGCAGTTCCTTCGAGAAG GATATCAATCACATTTAGAAGAATGGATGAGTCAAGGAGGCCTTTTGGATATGTTCCTGAACCTGATCTTCAGGGAATTCAACCATTGGCCTATGAAGAAGTTGAGCAGGAAAAGAAATCTGGTGGACACAGAGGTGGTCGTCATATGAGGAGACATAGAGACAGGAGAGGAGGTGGCAGGAATGATGCAATGGGATTTGCATCTAGAAATGATAGGTTCTCAGAGCACCGTGACTCGAATCATAGTACACCCAGATATGGAAATAGGTGGAGTAGAAAGCCTGGTAGTTGA
- the LOC137816676 gene encoding RNA demethylase ALKBH9B-like isoform X1 produces the protein MEEQHHRQPKPNSINASESDPFLLNYTPSDLRTASEFLATWLPFLSRDLCTRCTQSLSDRIQSIDPVSGEVPQNDSPNEQIDAEDNCDAHSLGSWKDGAEVNTSVETPSQRICWADMAQEDDEFGEEENSNNGVTVDVGDSNDTSDVGTVVAEKPTLPREQREYIRFMNVRRKKDFICFERVNGKLVNILEGLELHTGIFSAAEQKRIVSYVASLQEMGKRGELKERTFSAPQKWMRGKGRQTIQFGCCYNYAVDRDGNPPGILAHSKVDPIPDLFKVIIRRLIKWHVLPPTCVPDSCIVNIYEEGDCIPPHIDNHDFVRPFCTVSFLSECNIVFGSNLKIVGPGEFDGSIAIPLPMGSVLVLNGNGADVAKHCVPAVPSRRISITFRRMDESRRPFGYVPEPDLQGIQPLAYEEVEQEKKSGGHRGGRHMRRHRDRRGGGRNDAMGFASRNDRFSEHRDSNHSTPRYGNRWSRKPGS, from the exons ATGGAGGAACAACACCACCGGCAGCCTAAACCCAACAGCATCAACGCTTCCGAAAGCGACCCTTTCCTCCTAAACTACACACCTTCGGATCTCCGAACCGCTTCGGAGTTTCTCGCCACGTGGCTCCCCTTCCTCTCCCGAGATCTCTGCACGCGTTGCACCCAATCTCTCTCCGATCGTATTCAGTCCATCGACCCAG TTTCAGGTGAAGTGCCCCAAAACGACAGCCCCAATGAACAAATCGATGCTGAAGATAACTGCGACGCGCATTCGCTGGGGAGTTGGAAAGACGGGGCGGAGGTGAATACCTCTGTGGAGACTCCGAGCCAGAGAATTTGTTGGGCCGACATGGCCCAAGAGGACGATGAGTTTGGCGAAGAAGAAAACAGCAACAATGGGGTTACTGTTGATGTGGGTGATTCGAATGATACTTCTGATGTGGGTACAGTGGTGGCTGAGAAGCCGACTTTGCCCAGGGAGCAGAGGGAGTACATTAGGTTCATGAATGTGAGGCGcaagaaggactttatctgctTTGAGAGGGTTAATGGGAAGCTTGTCAACATTCTTGAAGGGCTTGAACTCCACACTGGTATTTTCAGTGCTGCTGAACAGAAGCGGATTGTTAGTTATGTTGCTTCATTGCAGGAGATGGGGAAAAGAGGAGAATTGAAAG AGCGGACGTTTTCTGCTCCCCAAAAGTGGATGAGGGGCAAGGGACGACAAACCATCCAATTTGGGTGCTGTTACAATTATGCAGTG GATAGAGATGGTAACCCTCCTGGTATTCTTGCGCATTCAAAGGTTGATCCAATACCTGATCTTTTCAAAGTCATCATCCGGCGACTGATAAAATGGCATGTACTACCTCCTACTTGTGTGCCAGACAGTTGCATTGTTAATATATACGAAGAAGGGGACTGTATTCCTCCACACATAGATAACCATGACTTTGTTCGACCATTTTGCACTGTCTCATTTCTTAGCGAGTGCAATATAGTTTTTGGATCAAACTTAAAGATTGTAGGCCCTGGAGAATTTGATGGTTCGATTGCTATTCCTTTACCTATGGG ATCTGTACTTGTCTTGAACGGAAATGGAGCTGATGTAGCCAAGCACTGTGTGCCAGCAGTTCCTTCGAGAAG GATATCAATCACATTTAGAAGAATGGATGAGTCAAGGAGGCCTTTTGGATATGTTCCTGAACCTGATCTTCAGGGAATTCAACCATTGGCCTATGAAGAAGTTGAGCAGGAAAAGAAATCTGGTGGACACAGAGGTGGTCGTCATATGAGGAGACATAGAGACAGGAGAGGAGGTGGCAGGAATGATGCAATGGGATTTGCATCTAGAAATGATAGGTTCTCAGAGCACCGTGACTCGAATCATAGTACACCCAGATATGGAAATAGGTGGAGTAGAAAGCCTGGTAGTTGA
- the LOC137816677 gene encoding E3 ubiquitin-protein ligase AIP2 encodes MESEDLVKQELEELQKQLGKKQKFEASVSSLKCLLQCSYPSASLSLRQSFYSVICRVATVLKSRYTAPGFWNAGLGLFELAYLLVSEPSEKEHLKACIAQAREHLHLEDNPSLQASQFSDNQAHRGYLFEGHLTVDPEPPQPQWLVQSNLLSTAATLFAAESSQASAANETTQEDAANMLQDLINRLEEVVPLMVDEGTVAPRAPPASKEVVAKLPVITLTEEILATLGKDAECAICRENLVLNDKMQELPCKHTFHPPCLKPWLDEHNSCPICRYELQTDDHAYESWKEREKEAEEERKGAENAIRGGEYMYV; translated from the exons ATGGAATCGGAGGATTTGGTGAAACAGGAATTGGAGGAATTGCAGAAACAATTGGGGAAGAAGCAGAAGTTTGAAGCTTCTGTTTCGTCCCTCAAATGCCTTCTCCAATGCTCATATCCTTCAGCTTCTCTATCGCTTCGCCAATCC TTTTATTCGGTTATATGCCGAGTTGCTACTGTGTTGAAGAGCAGATATACAGCACCAGGTTTCTGGAATGCTGGACTGGGACTTTTTGAACTGGCTTATTTGCTTGTTTCTGAACCTTCTGAGAAGGAACACTTGAAGGCTTGCATTGCTCAGGCCAGAGAACATTTACATCTGGAAGACAACCCATCACTACAAGCTTCACAATTTTCAGATAATCAAGCACACAGAG GATATCTTTTTGAGGGGCACCTTACGGTTGATCCTGAACCACCACAACCTCAATGGTTGGTGCAGTCAAACCTCTTGTCAACAGCTGCTACACTCTTTGCTGCCGAATCCTCTCAAGCTTCTGCAGCAAATGAAACCACCCAAGAGGATGCAGCAAATATGCTTCAAGATCTTATAAATAGATTGGAAGAAGTTGTGCCGTTG ATGGTGGATGAAGGTACTGTAGCTCCAAGAGCCCCTCCTGCCAGTAAAGAGGTTGTGGCAAAACTTCCAGTCATTACTCTCACAGAGGAAATTTTGGCTACTTTGGGGAAAGATGCAGAGTGTGCCATTTGCAGGGAGAACTTGGTTTTAAATGACAAAATGCAAGAGCTGCCATGCAAACACACATTCCACCCACCATGTCTAAAGCCATGGCTG GATGAGCACAATTCTTGTCCCATCTGTCGGTATGAGCTGCAAACTGATGATCATGCTTATGAGAGCTGGAAGGAGCGAGAAAAGGAAGCTGAAGAGGAGAGaaaaggtgctgaaaatgcaattCGAGGTGGTGAATATATGTATGTTTAA
- the LOC137816679 gene encoding F-box only protein 13-like: MEHSLKRKCPENGDNLVLNSFSLDDLNEDLLERVLSWLPTSSFFRLTSVCKRWKSAAASVSFKLACSHIPSRDPWFLMVSPSLNQSIVFDAAENSWKKLNHLRLPLEDSNINCMPVAASGGLVCYRKLSGNFVVCNPVTGSCSELPPLHFPSENQPLNAVVMSTTFRDQISYKIVLVFGELPNLMFKVYDSSSCCWEEETALRREVDDNSIGCDSIDDDHVVYFLSKAGTVVASSMQRSPSKQYSSVIITHKDGQEMVYFLSSSGTVVACNLTSRCFFEYPRLLPVFSEYSIDIVECGGEMLVVLLSEFLESTSLRVWKYDDPNRCWQQIAAMPAAMSQEWYGKKADINCVGSGNQIFICLNSPELCTYILCDLATNNWTELPKCCMNGEVMEFMSAFSFEPRIEACV; encoded by the coding sequence ATGGAACACAGTTTGAAAAGAAAGTGTCCAGAAAATGGAGACAATTTAGTCTTGAACAGCTTTTCTCTGGATGACCTTAATGAAGATCTCTTAGAGAGGGTGCTTTCATGGCTACCGACTTCCTCCTTCTTCCGCCTTACTTCAGTGTGCAAGAGATGGAAGTCAGCTGCTGCTTCTGTGAGTTTCAAGCTTGCCTGCTCACACATTCCCTCCAGGGATCCTTGGTTTCTGATGGTTTCTCCCAGCCTCAACCAATCTATTGTCTTTGATGCTGCTGAAAACAGTTGGAAAAAACTCAATCACTTGCGTCTTCCGCTCGAAGACTCCAACATAAACTGCATGCCTGTTGCAGCCTCTGGTGGCCTGGTTTGCTACCGCAAACTTTCAGGAAACTTTGTTGTATGCAATCCAGTGACCGGATCCTGTAGTGAACTCCCTCCACTGCATTTCCCCTCAGAAAATCAACCTCTCAATGCCGTTGTGATGAGTACAACTTTCAGAGATCAAATCTCCTACAAGATTGTGTTAGTCTTCGGTGAACTCCCTAATCTTATGTTCAAAGTCTATGACTCAAGCTCTTGCTGTTGGGAAGAGGAGACTGCACTGAGGAGGGAGGTTGATGACAATTCCATTGGTTGTGATTCAATTGATGATGACCATGTTGTGTACTTCCTTAGCAAGGCTGGTACAGTGGTGGCTAGTAGCATGCAGAGGAGCCCATCTAAGCAATATTCCTCAGTTATTATTACTCACAAAGATGGTCAGGAAATGGTGTATTTCCTGAGCTCCTCAGGGACAGTAGTAGCTTGCAATTTGACATCCAGGTGCTTTTTTGAGTACCCCAGGTTGTTGCCTGTTTTCAGTGAGTACTCCATTGATATTGTGGAGTGTGGTGGTGAGATGCTGGTTGTTTTGTTATCAGAGTTCTTGGAGAGCACAAGTCTTAGGGTGTGGAAATACGATGACCCGAATCGATGCTGGCAACAGATTGCTGCAATGCCTGCAGCAATGTCTCAAGAATGGTATGGAAAGAAGGCAGATATCAACTGTGTTGGATCTGGCAATCAGATATTTATATGCTTGAACTCCCCTGAGCTATGCACTTACATTCTATGTGATTTGGCGACCAACAATTGGACCGAGTTGCCGAAATGTTGCATGAATGGAGAAGTCATGGAGTTCATGTCTGCCTTCTCATTTGAGCCGAGGATAGAGGCTTGTGTATGA
- the LOC137816678 gene encoding ubiquitin carboxyl-terminal hydrolase 18-like — protein sequence MLVVVGVSWDLNWFLQLLLSVIVVAVGVHFFVKSTASKYFEVDANFEGDHHQALADAMPGVLSSADDSLCPVCAVCATPSSKKCSRCKAVLYCSQECQQSHWRSGHKTVCKDFREVGARSPTQNGVINRGFKSSAAGGKSSSSIALIPGCGTISRPIKQPKDVLFPYDEFVKFFNWNKPGFPPCGLLNCGNSCFANVVLQCLSFTRPLVAYLLEKGHRRECTCNDWCFLCEFENHVDRTRLSSQVFSPMNILSRLPNIGGTLGYGRQEDAHEFMRFSIDTMQSVCLDEFGGEKAVPPNLQETTLIQHIFGGRLQSEVVCTKCEKISKQYENMMDLTVEIHGDAASLEECLDQFTAKERLDGENMYKCEGCKDYVKAWKRLTVKCAPNILTIALKRFQSGRFGKLNKRIAFPEALNLSPYMSEAGDGSDVYKLYGVVVHIDMLNASFFGHYICYIKDFLGNWYRIDDWKVTTVELEEVLSQGAYMLLYSRCSARPSGLQIQTSESSGIAEVQTTEVEVEVESGQTEQDECLLSNTKMLTCSSGSEVLPSDISPDSNVSSTYDCESSAGLNSEAKGEQFEDMGMINVDSTGIANEISCSAVESTSVPFSQPVNDLGDVDITDRSFEETSGCKEEQENTDMVRSSGPCPGSPNDSSFFDKHSSFSRDHRNVEEDLEHIAVVEGKLIAAKDNTYYGNGYVSANESSIPVEDAGKISGIGSSH from the exons ATGCTTGTTGTGGTTGGAGTGTCGTGGGATCTGAATTGGTTCCTGCAACTGTTGCTCTCCGTGATCGTCGTGGCCGTTGGGGTTCACTTTTTCGTCAAGTCCACCGCTTCCAAGTACTTCGAGGTCGACGCCAATTTCGAAGGGGACCACCACCAAGCCCTCGCCGACGCAATGCCCGGCGTTCTCTCCTCCGCTGACGATTCTCTCTGCCCCGTCTGCGCCGTCTGCGCCACCCCCAGCTCCAAGAAGTGCTCGCGCTGCAAAGCCGTCCTCTATTG CTCCCAAGAATGCCAGCAGTCGCATTGGAGGTCTGGGCATAAGACAGTATGCAAAGATTTTCGTGAAGTCGGTGCAAGAAGCCCGACCCAAAATGGGGTAATTAATCGTGGGTTTAAGTCTTCTGCTGCTGGGGGAAAGAGCTCGTCTTCGATTGCGCTGATACCTGGTTGTGGAACAATTTCTAGGCCAATCAAGCAGCCTAAAGAT GTTCTTTTTCCCTATGATGAATTTGTCAAATTTTTTAACTGGAACAAGCCAGGATTTCCTCCTTGTGGGCTCTTGAATTGTGGAAACAG TTGCTTTGCAAATGTGGTTCTTCAGTGCCTCTCATTCACAAGGCCACTTGTTGCctacttgttggagaagggtcaCCGCAGAGAAT GCACTTGTAATGATTGGTGCTTTCTATGTGAATTTGAAAATCATGTTGATAGAACAAGGCTAAGTTCACAGGTGTTTTCTCCTATGAATATTCTCTCTCGTTTGCCTAATATTGGTGGTACTCTGGGCTATGGAAGACAAGAGGATGCTCACGAGTTTATGAg GTTTTCCATTGATACCATGCAATCTGTTTGCCTTGATGAGTTTGGTGGAGAAAAAGCTGTCCCTCCTAACCTCCAGGAGACTACCCTTATTCAACACATATTTGGTGGCCGTCTACAATCTGAG GTGGTTTGCACAAAATGTGAAAAGATTTCAAAGCAGTATGAAAATATGATGGATTTGACAGTTGAAATTCATGGAGATGCTGCCTCCTTGGAGGAATGTCTAGATCAGTTTACTGCCAAGGAGCGACTTGATGGggaaaatatgtataaatgtgAGGG GTGCAAGGATTATGTCAAGGCATGGAAACGCCTTACTGTGAAATGCGCTCCAAATATTCTTACCATCGCCTTGAAAAGATTTCAG AGTGGGAGGTTTGGGAAACTTAACAAGAGAATAGCCTTCCCTGAGGCTTTAAATCTTAGCCCTTATATGAGTGAAGCTGGAGATGGATCTGATGTTTATAAGCTGTATGGTGTTGTAGTACATATTGATATGCTAAATGCTTCATTTTTTGGTCATTACATCTGCTACATCAAGGACTTCCTGGGGAACTGGTACAGGATTGATGACTGGAAG GTTACGACTGTGGAGTTGGAAGAGGTACTTTCTCAGGGAGCATACATGCTTTTGTATAGCAG GTGTAGTGCCAGGCCATCAGGCCTTCAAATTCAAACTAGTGAATCTTCAGGGATAGCAGAAGTTCAAACAACAGAAGTGGAAGTGGAAGTGGAGTCTGGACAAACTGAGCAAGATGAATGCCTCCTCTCGAATACGAAGATGTTGACTTGTAGTAGCGGTTCTGAGGTTTTGCCATCTGATATTAGTCCAGACTCAAATGTTTCTTCCACGTACGACTGCGAGTCTTCTGCTGGATTGAACTCAGAAGCCAAAGGAGAGCAGTTTGAGGATATGGGCATGATTAATGTTGATTCAACTGGTATTGCAAATGAAATTTCTTGTAGTGCTGTTGAATCAACATCTGTGCCTTTTTCTCAACCCGTCAATGATTTGGGGGATGTAGATATAACGGACAGATCATTTGAAGAGACTTCAGGCTGCAAGGAAGAGCAAGAAAATACTGATATGGTTAGGTCGTCTGGCCCTTGTCCTGGTTCACCAAATGACTCTTCCTTCTTCGATAAACATTCTTCTTTTTCAAGGGATCATCGAAACgtggaagaggatttagaacaCATAGCTGTGGTTGAAGGCAAGTTGATTGCAGCTAAAGATAATACATATTATGGTAATGGATATGTCAGTGCAAACGAGTCTTCTATTCCAGTTGAAGACGCTGGCAAAATTTCTGGCATCGGTTCTTCCCACTGA